Part of the Candidatus Limnocylindrales bacterium genome, TTGCGTGCGGCCTCGCGCTGGTCCGGCGACTGGAGCCGCGCACGGGCGCGGTCGTCGTCGGCGTGTCGGCGCTGCTGGCTGTGGCAAGCGTTACCGTCTTCACGCTCGGGCGCGTCGTCGGGCGCGGCTATCTTGCCGAGACGCCGCATGCGCCGGTCTTTCAGAACATCTACGGAATCATCGAGTATGCCGGCGGAAACCGTGACAAGGCGAGGCGCCTGTTCGACCTCAGCGCATCGAACGGCTGGCATCTCGGCATGGAGAACCTGGCGGCGATTGCGCTCGAGGAAGGCCGGCCGCTCGAGGCGATCTATCGGCTTCGGCGTGCCGCCGACTGGCAGCGCACGCAATCGTTCGGAGTTCCCGAAGACAAGGCGCGATTCGACCGCATCACCCAGGCCGAGTACAGCAACTCCATGGCGGTGATCTATTACCGTCTCGGATGGAACGATGCCGCGCGAGCCGCAGCCGAGGAAGCCGTTGCGCTCGACGCCTCGATTCCCGAGGCGATCTATGACCGCGGAGTCGTCGAGCTCACCGACAGCCAGCGAACCCGCGACTCCGGCGCGCGCATGAATCTGATCGAACAGGCTCGCAGCGATTTCGAACGGGCAACTGCGCTCGACCCGGCGTTCCGGGATGCGCAGTCGATGCGGATGGTCGCCGGCGCACTGGCCGGAAAGTGTCCGGCCGGCGCAACTGCCGACCTCGATCATGGCCCGAGCCGCCGTATCTATCCGATCGAAACCGGCACCGGCGACTGGCATGCGAGCGCGCTTCACCGGCGGCGTCATATCGAGGATGTACCGGAGCGGCTTCGACCGCAGTCGGCGCTCGCAGCCTGCGATGCCAAACGGGGATGATCCATGCCTCGAGTACCCAGGTTTCGCGTCGTAATCGTGCCGCTGCTGGTGCTCGTCGTCGCGGAGCTGATCGCCCGCACGCTTGCCGTCGTCGAAGGAAGCCCCGGCTATGTGCCTGCGCAGATTCGCGACTACGCGCAGAGCGATCCCGGCCTGCAGGTGCTGTCGTCCGTTGACGCACTCGCGAAGACGCTCGTGCCGGATGACGACCTGCTGTGGCGCAACCGGCCGAATGCCGACCTCGCGCTTGCTGCCGTGCCGGGCTCGGCCGGGACGACGCGAATCTGGAAAGCGCACATCGGCGAGCGAGGTTTCCGGATCGTTCGCGCCGGCGCGCCCGCCGCAACGTCGCTTCCATACCGCGTCCTTTGCATCGGCGACTCGGTCACGTTCGGAATCAACGTCGACGATTCCGCGACCTGGCCCGCAGCCCTGCTCGCAAGGCTCGAGCAGAGGTTTCCCGGCCGTGCATTCGACGTGATCAACGCCGCCGTACCGGGCTGGTCATGGGTGCAGGGAGCGCGCTTCCTCGTGCGCGACGGCTTCGCGCTGCATCCGGACCTCGTGATCGTCGCGCACGGTACGGCCGACCAGTTTCGACCCGTTACCATCACCGACAGCGAACGCATCTGGCTCGACGCGCAGCCGCCGGTCCATTGGTGGAACGCGGTGCGCGAGGTTGCCGCGCATTCGCGTATTCTTCGTGCGCTGGCCGCCGACGCCGCGACGCCGGAGAAATCTGCGTCGCCGAGCCCCGCGTGTCGCCAGAGGTCAGCGGTCCCGGGCCGGTGCCGCCGCGTGCCGCTCGAGGAGATCGAGAGCGCGATTCATGAGATCGCCGAGTCGACGCGCGCGACGGGCGTCGACGTGATGTTGCTCAATCTCGACTTTCGCGCCACTCCCGCATCGCAGGCGTTTGCGCGCGCCGTCGACCGCGACAACCTCGCGTCGCTCGACATCGTCCAGCAGGCCGTTCGCGAGCGGGTCGTCGGCCAGGCCAGGCAGGCAACCGCGATCGGCCTCGTGCCGCCGCGCGTACCGGTCATCCCGCGCGGCGCACCGTCGCCGGAAGGAGTGCTCGATCGCGGCCCGCGCATTCGCCTTCGCGTCAAGGCACCACCGGCAGCCAAGGTTGTGAGCGTACGCGGTCGCGCAGTGCCCGACGGGACTTTTCTTTTCGACAGCGCGATGAACGATGCCGGCACGGACGGGGACGAGAAAGCCGGCGACGGGATTTTTTCGCTCATGCTGCAGACGCCGTTCGACTCCGCAGGCCTGCGCTATCAGTACGTGGCCGACGGAAAACCGGAATTCACCGCACCTCGCGAATCACCGGACGCCCTCGACGTGGATCGCACCATTGAGTTCAATCGCGACGCCGACGGCCCGGTCGAGGCATTCGGCGCGAGGGATCGCATGACCGATTCGAGCCATCCGGACACGGCGGGACACCAGATCATCGGCAGAAAAGTCGAAAACCTGGTCGAACAGATGCCGACGTTCCGAACGGCAATGGGGCTTCCGCTGGCGACCACGCCGCCCAGACCAGCAGCCCGGCGCGCGGCCGGTCCCGCGTCGACGCCGGACGCGGCCGGACAGAGCCCGCCCGCTGGTGGTCCGCAATGAAGCGCCTTGCGCGTTCCATCGCGCTGCTGCTGCTGTCGATTGCGATCGGCGTGCACGGTTGCCGAAAAACGGAAACTCCGAACGTCATTCTGATCGTCATCGACACGCTGCGTGCCGATCATCTCGGCATCTACGGGTACACGCGGGCGACCTCGCCGCACCTCGACGAGCTCTTTCGCAGCGGGACGCGCTTCGAGAACGCACGCGCGACCAGCTCATGGACGCTGCCGAGCGTGGCTTCGATCCTGACCGGCCTTTCTCCGGCGGTGCACGGCCTCGAGCGCAGCAACTCGATGCTGTCGGACCGTACCGGGATGATGCAGGAGGCTTTTCAGAAGCGCGGCTACGAAACCGTCGCGCTATCGGCGAATCCCGCTTTCGTGACGCCGATCCAGGGTTTCTCGCGCGGCTTCGACCGTTTCACCGTGCTGCACGGACCGCCGACCGGCAATACCTCGGTCGATGCGTCACCGGGCAACTCCTCGCTTCTCGACTGGGTTTCGCGTGCGAATGCGGACGACGTCACCAGCGCCGCGCTCGACTGGCTGTCGTCGAGAACCTCCGCGAAACCGTTCTTTCTCTACCTGCACTATTTCGACCAGCACGGCGCCTACAATCCTCCGCGCGAGCTCGCCGAACGGTTCGGCGTTGCGGCCGGAGATCCTCTTGCCGGACCGGCGCAGTGGCCGGTGCTTCAGGCCCCCGAAGCGCCCGACGAGAAGACGCTCGACGTGCTGGTCTCACTCTATGATGCGACCATCGCCGCCACCGACGCATCGATCGGCCGCCTGCTGGGCGGGCTCGATCCTGCGCTTCGCGCGTCGACGATCCTCGTGGTCACCGCCGATCATGGAGAAGAGTTCGGCGATCATGGCGGAATGCAGCACGGACGCACGCTGTACGACGAGCTGCTGCGCGTACCGCTCGTCATTGCCGGCCCGCGGATCGAATCCGGCGCGGTCGTCTCGCGGCCGGTCTCGCTCATCCAGCTGTGGGCGACCTTTGCCGAGCTCACCGGGATCCCTGCGCCGCCCGCGTCGGACGATTCCGGTGCGAACGCTTCGCTGCTGGATGCAGCGGGCACGCAGCCCGTCTATGCCGATCTCGACGCGCGCTTCCAGGGCGACCTCCAGCAGCATCGGCGCGCGCTCGTCGAGGGCGACTGGAAACTGATCGTCGACCCGCATCGCGGCACGACGATGTTCGAGCTGGGCTCGGATCGCCGCGAGACACGCGATGTCGCCCCGACTCAGAGCGAGCGGCGAAGCAGGATGGCGACGTCCATCGCAGATCGCGATGCGCGAGCGGTCCTGCGGCGCGAAGATGCTCCGCCCGGAAGAACCAGCGTCGATCCGGTCATGCGCTCGCGCCTGCAGTCGCTCGGATATCTTCAGTGATGCGTCGCGTTCGGTTGGGTTTGTTGACTCATGAGTTCATTTCAGTAGGATCCCGGGCCGTGCGGCTGCGGACGAAGCATTTCCTCGTCGTAGTCGCCGCGTGCTGCTCTGCAGTCACCGCAGAGGCCCAGCAACCGATCTGTCCCCAGTTTGTCCGAGGCCAGCAGGTCGCCGTCGTGTGCAGGGCGTCCTACGGATTTTCGGTCGTGCGGTTCGCCGCCGACTTCACCGTCGACCACTTGCTGAAGCCGCTGCCGTGGTCGTTCGAACGTTCCCTGTCGCAGATTGCACAGGCGTTCGCGTTCAAAGAGCTGCGCGACAACCCCGAGCTCGCGAAATTCCTGCTGGCGATTGCGCCCATCCGGTTTGCGCAGCTCGATCGCACCACGGGCACGGTGAGCGCGGCGTTCGAATCGAACGAGCGCGCTTACAGCGCACCGGTCAGCGGCGTGACGGGTACGCCGAAGTTCTCGCTCGATCTTCCGGAGCGCCTCGAAGGCGGCTACTGGCGCGCACCGGACGTGGTGCAGATTGCGTTCTGGCAGGGCAAGCGGATGCATGTCCGGCTGGAGAACGCGGACGGCAATGCGATCGACGGCGAGATCGCATGCGTGTCGATGACGCCGGATGGCGTGAGCATCACGTTTGCGCAGGAGAGCACGCCCGCGGTGTTTCTCATGACGCGGGGCTGTTCGGAATGAAGCGGTTCCTGCATGTTTTCGCGGCGGCGCTCGCGCTTGCTGCCGTCTCCTGCAACATGGCACCGGTCAGCGCACCGACGTGCCGGCGCTATGAAGCTCTCGCGCTCGGTCCGGAGACCAACTTTCACGGTTCGATTCCTGACGGCCAGTTTCCGCTGCTCAAGGATCCGGGCGAGCGCATCGATCTCGCGGTCACGCTCGTCCCTCCGGTCGTCGGCCCTGTCACGCTCGTGCAGCTCGTCGACGGAAAACCGTTCGCGAAGTGGGATCTCACGCTGCCGGCGCCGACCGGAATGAGCACGCGATGCAGCATCGGGTTGTCGGTCGGAACCTCATCGTGCGGCGTCACGATCATGGACCAACCGCATCCACCGGGCGGCTACTACGAGCTCCAGACGCGGGGCAACACGATCCTCGAGGCAGGTCTGGCGCTCAATCTCTGCGACTGAACGGACGCGCCGGCACGGCGCTCAGGTGCCGGCTTTCTTGCGCGCGACCACGCGCAGCACTCCGCCTTCGCCGAACGAAGGAGCGATTGCGGAAACGATCGCGGAGAACATCGCGAGGGGAATCGACAGCAGCGCCGTGACGAGCTGGTCGCGCGGCGTGCCTTTCTCGCGGCGGCCGATCACGAGCTGGAACAGGTAGTTCTGCGTCGTGCACAGGTGGTTGAGAAGGCTCTGCAGCATCCCGAACGCATCGTACTCGGCCGAGAACGTTCCCCACGTTTCCGGCGCCAGCCCTTCGGCGACCAGCATCGCGTGAAGGGTCGGACGCTCGAAGTGCAGCAGGTGGCGCGGCACGTCCAGATGAAACCAGTAGCGCGGACCGAGGCGCGCCTGCCAGCTGCCGAAGTTCGGCACTTCGATGATCAGCGTTCCACCCGGCCGCAGCAGCCGCACGACCTGGCGCAGCGTCTCGCGCGGATCGGCCATGTGCTCGAACACGTGCCACATCGTCACGACGTCGAACGAAGCATCGGCAAGCCGGTCGAGCTCGGTGGTTGCGACGACCTCGAGGTCGAGTGACTGGCGCAGCTCCATGATCGGCGTGCCGGCCTGCTCGACGCCGGTTACCTGCCATCCCTTGCGCCGGCACGCCATCAGGAAGTCGCCGCGCCCGCAGCCGATGTCGAGCACACGGCCGCCTGCCTTCGGCGGCGGAAGCGTGCGAACGCGAAGATCCATGAAGAAGTCTTTGAAGACCGGATGGCGCTTGCCGAAATATCCGTCGGGATAGTACGCGGGCAGATGCTCGTCGTCGGGACGGGGCGAGACGTGCACGAGATTGCACTGCCGGCAGCGGCGCACCTCGAACCGGTCGGCCGACATCGCATCGGCCGCCTCGAACATGCGTGCGCCCTGCTCCGCTCCGCAGAGCGGACAATCGACCAGGCTATTCATCCGTCCGGATCAGTCCTTTATGGCGTGAGCATGCGCATGCACGTGCGGCCGGTGCTCGAGCGCGAGCCGCTCGCCGGCGGGATCGAAGAGCCGGCTCGAGGAAAGACCCATGTGATGAAGGAAGAACGCCACGCTCGTGCGCAGAACCCCGAGCCCGTAGCGGACACTGCGCTTGAAGCTGATCGAGGACGCTTCCGGGAAATACTTTGTCGGACACGAAACCTCGCCGATGCGGAAGCCGAAATGCACGACCTGCGCGAGCATCTGGTTGTCGAAGACGAAATCGTCCGAGTTCTCCTCGAGCGGAAGCGTCTCGAGCACGGCGCCCGAAAATGCGCGGTATCCGGAATGGTATTCGGAGAGGTGCTGGCCGAGCAGGATGTTCTCGAACAGCGTCAGCAGCCGGTTGGCGATGTACTTGTATGCCGGCATTCCGCCGCTCATCGCGCTCTGGCACAGCACGCGTGAGCCGAGCACGACGTCGTACTCGCCGACGGCGATCATCGAGGCCATCGCGACCAGCAGCTTCGGCGTGTACTGGTAGTCGGGGTGCAGCATCACGACGACGTCGGCGCCATGGCGCAGCGCCTCGCGGTAGCAGGTCTTCTGGTTGCCGCCGTAGCCTTTGTTCTGAAGGTGGACGAGCGTGCGGCATCCGAGCTCGCGCGCCAGGTCGACCGTGCGGTCCGAGCTTCCGTCGTCGACGAGGATGGCTTCGTCGATGTATTCGAACGGGATTTCCGAATAGGTGCGCCGCAGCGTGCTCTCCGCGTTGTAGGCGGGCATCACGACGACGATCTTTTTGCCGAACAGCATCTCTGGATGACTCCGGTGGCAGCAGCGACTTCCCGCGCTCGAACAGCGGCGCCTTTGCGCGCTCCAACAACAGCGCCTTCGCGCGCCTCAAATGAAAGAGGTGCGGCGCGTTCCCTCCGCCGCAGATTCGGCGGTCTATAGCACGAACCCGATTCCCGTGTCGCCTGTC contains:
- a CDS encoding glycosyltransferase family 2 protein → MLFGKKIVVVMPAYNAESTLRRTYSEIPFEYIDEAILVDDGSSDRTVDLARELGCRTLVHLQNKGYGGNQKTCYREALRHGADVVVMLHPDYQYTPKLLVAMASMIAVGEYDVVLGSRVLCQSAMSGGMPAYKYIANRLLTLFENILLGQHLSEYHSGYRAFSGAVLETLPLEENSDDFVFDNQMLAQVVHFGFRIGEVSCPTKYFPEASSISFKRSVRYGLGVLRTSVAFFLHHMGLSSSRLFDPAGERLALEHRPHVHAHAHAIKD
- a CDS encoding sulfatase, which gives rise to MKRLARSIALLLLSIAIGVHGCRKTETPNVILIVIDTLRADHLGIYGYTRATSPHLDELFRSGTRFENARATSSWTLPSVASILTGLSPAVHGLERSNSMLSDRTGMMQEAFQKRGYETVALSANPAFVTPIQGFSRGFDRFTVLHGPPTGNTSVDASPGNSSLLDWVSRANADDVTSAALDWLSSRTSAKPFFLYLHYFDQHGAYNPPRELAERFGVAAGDPLAGPAQWPVLQAPEAPDEKTLDVLVSLYDATIAATDASIGRLLGGLDPALRASTILVVTADHGEEFGDHGGMQHGRTLYDELLRVPLVIAGPRIESGAVVSRPVSLIQLWATFAELTGIPAPPASDDSGANASLLDAAGTQPVYADLDARFQGDLQQHRRALVEGDWKLIVDPHRGTTMFELGSDRRETRDVAPTQSERRSRMATSIADRDARAVLRREDAPPGRTSVDPVMRSRLQSLGYLQ
- a CDS encoding SGNH/GDSL hydrolase family protein, which produces MPRVPRFRVVIVPLLVLVVAELIARTLAVVEGSPGYVPAQIRDYAQSDPGLQVLSSVDALAKTLVPDDDLLWRNRPNADLALAAVPGSAGTTRIWKAHIGERGFRIVRAGAPAATSLPYRVLCIGDSVTFGINVDDSATWPAALLARLEQRFPGRAFDVINAAVPGWSWVQGARFLVRDGFALHPDLVIVAHGTADQFRPVTITDSERIWLDAQPPVHWWNAVREVAAHSRILRALAADAATPEKSASPSPACRQRSAVPGRCRRVPLEEIESAIHEIAESTRATGVDVMLLNLDFRATPASQAFARAVDRDNLASLDIVQQAVRERVVGQARQATAIGLVPPRVPVIPRGAPSPEGVLDRGPRIRLRVKAPPAAKVVSVRGRAVPDGTFLFDSAMNDAGTDGDEKAGDGIFSLMLQTPFDSAGLRYQYVADGKPEFTAPRESPDALDVDRTIEFNRDADGPVEAFGARDRMTDSSHPDTAGHQIIGRKVENLVEQMPTFRTAMGLPLATTPPRPAARRAAGPASTPDAAGQSPPAGGPQ
- a CDS encoding class I SAM-dependent methyltransferase produces the protein MNSLVDCPLCGAEQGARMFEAADAMSADRFEVRRCRQCNLVHVSPRPDDEHLPAYYPDGYFGKRHPVFKDFFMDLRVRTLPPPKAGGRVLDIGCGRGDFLMACRRKGWQVTGVEQAGTPIMELRQSLDLEVVATTELDRLADASFDVVTMWHVFEHMADPRETLRQVVRLLRPGGTLIIEVPNFGSWQARLGPRYWFHLDVPRHLLHFERPTLHAMLVAEGLAPETWGTFSAEYDAFGMLQSLLNHLCTTQNYLFQLVIGRREKGTPRDQLVTALLSIPLAMFSAIVSAIAPSFGEGGVLRVVARKKAGT